From one Cynocephalus volans isolate mCynVol1 chromosome X, mCynVol1.pri, whole genome shotgun sequence genomic stretch:
- the LOC134368561 gene encoding LOW QUALITY PROTEIN: olfactory receptor 13H1-like (The sequence of the model RefSeq protein was modified relative to this genomic sequence to represent the inferred CDS: substituted 2 bases at 2 genomic stop codons): MQLIFTGPEDNPPARAVLRLQRCLRHLRRCYLQPRAAKRVLERKGAEPARAAAHPVPARLSCREARLLCHPFPDPSPDALAYELHGSEKRLPSAPSTVAGALWIDEMNYQEIGNHTKVTEFVLVGLSKDPTSQSVLFWALMFLYILTLAGNSMIVFLVGVSSQLHTPMYFFLGNLSLLGLLFSTSAVPLIMANSLQNYPTISXSSCFAQLAIXAFLALADCFLLAIMAYDRFVAISNPLRYNLVMSSRECTLMALAVWVTAFLLTVIPILLFPISFCGHNAVNHFSCEVQAIFKLLCSNTISLEVMMMVCAVISMPVPLTFILICYLCILRAVLRIHPTEARLKAFSTCGSHLVVVTIYFGTLIYIYMRPQAKKSQDGDKIVSIFYAAVTPMLNPLIYTPRNKDVKAALRRVTCGAKSSCFKHTTARWLCPGWLGGEYPLMARTSAAQGFRTFDLQAFSGRPHVVELKAACVWVITDRGGDGCGENKH; the protein is encoded by the exons ATGCAGTTGATTTTCACAGGCCCTGAAGACAACCCTCCTGCCAGAGCCGTCCTGCGCTTGCAGCGTTGTCTGCG GCACTTGCGACGTTGCTACCTGCAGCCGAGGGCTGCGAAGCGGGTGCTGGAGAGGAAGGGGGCAGAGCCGGCACGAGCTGCTGCCCATCCTGTGCCTGCACGCCTCAGCTGCAGGGAGGCCCGGCTTTTGTGCCACCCCTTTCCAGACCCCTCCCCTGATGCCCTAG CCTATGAGCTCCACGGGAGCGAGAAGCGTCTGCCCTCAGCCCCTTCTACAGTGGCTGGCGCA CTGTGGATAGACGAAATGAATTACCAGGAAATTGGAAACCACACCAAAGTGACCGAATTCGTTCTCGTGGGACTGTCCAAGGACCCCACATCCCAGAGTGTTCTTTTCTGGGCACTAATGTTTCTCTACATACTAACTTTGGCAGGAAACAGCATGATCGTTTTCCTGGTGGGAGTCAGTTCTCAGCTTCACACCCCAATGTATTTCTTCCTTGGCAACTTGTCTTTACTGGGTCTCCTGTTCTCCACAAGTGCTGTACCTCTGATCATGGCGAACTCCCTGCAGAACTATCCCACCATCTCCTAAAGCTCCTGTTTTGCCCAGCTTGCCATCTGAGCCTTCTTGGCACTGGCTGACTGTTTCCTTCTGGCCATTATGGCTTACGACCGATTCGTGGCTATCTCAAATCCACTCAGGTACAACTTGGTCATGTCTTCTCGAGAATGCACTTTAATGGCTTTGGCTGTGTGGGTGACAGCCTTCCTGCTCACTGTCATTCCCATTCTGCTCTTCCCCATCAGTTTCTGTGGGCATAATGCAGTAAATCACTTCTCCTGTGAAGTCCAAGCCATCTTCAAATTGCTCTGTTCTAACACCATTTCCCTAGAGGTTATGATGATGGTATGTGCTGTCATTTCAATGCCAGTACCTTTAACTTTCATCCTTATCTGTTACCTTTGTATCCTCAGGGCTGTCTTAAGAATCCATCCAACTGAGGCTAGGCTTAAGGCCTTTTCCACATGTGGTTCTCACCTGGTCGTGGTCACTATCTACTTTGGGAcactaatatatatttatatgagacCACAGGCCAAAAAGTCCCAAGATGGGGACAAAATTGTCTCTATATTTTATGCAGCAGTGACACCAATGCTAAATCCCCTCATCTACACCCCGAGAAATAAGGATGTAAAAGCTGCTCTCAGGAGAGTAACTTGTGGGGCCAAGTCCTCATGCTTCAAGCACACGACAGCCCGCTGG TTGTGTCCTGGGTGGCTCGGCGGTGAATACCCACTCATGGCTCGCACGTCTGCTGCTCAAGGCTTCCGAACGTTTGATTTGCAAGCGTTTTCAGGTAGGCCACACGTAGTGGAGCTGAAAGCTGCTTGTGTCTGGGTCATCACGGACCGCGGGGGTGACGGTTGTGGAGAGAACAAGCACTGA